The Oncorhynchus masou masou isolate Uvic2021 chromosome 8, UVic_Omas_1.1, whole genome shotgun sequence genome has a window encoding:
- the LOC135543740 gene encoding reticulon-4 receptor-like 1: MALNVHNNTSSLISLSSLPLSGCGGVGVLLVLCGWLELSSPCPRDCICYTSPSTVSCQAHNFLSVPEEIPAQSERVFLQNNKIQRLLRGHFSPTTAMLWLYSNNISYIQASTFHGFARLEELDLGDNRHLRALASDTFQGLGRLHALHLYHCGLLSLPSGIFEGLSSLQYLYLQDNQLEFLEDDLFVDLLNLSHLFLHGNRLWSLHQNTFRGLGVLDRLLLHQNRLQWVHRLAFHDLHRLTTLYLFNNSLTELSGACLALLPALEYLRLNDNLWECDCKALPLWDWLRRFRGSTSSLGCVSPPELQGRDLKELRKEELPSCSAGETQGGGVIGGEAELGESLKKEEDHRLHHRNHRHRHNHHQHPHLPHGDQHNGDLSPSPLPLPRPPKGSRRNCTRNRGRKGKGGGQGGLNEVQTLREGEEKDNAPGGGKHDPSAPTRRRNKCVPRTSVGPPSGVKRANSNAASRSVGTFLCVLLAGLLSLTAVILL, from the exons ATGGCTCTGAATGTACACAACAACACCTCTtcacttatctctctctcctctcttcctctttcaggttgtggtggtgtaggtgtcctccTTGTCCTATGTGGGTGGTTGgagctctcctctccctgtcccagagACTGTATCTGCTACACCTCTCCCAGCACTGTGTCCTGTCAGGCCCATAACTTTCTGTCTGTCCCAGAGGAGATCCCAGCCCAGAGCGAGAGGGTCTTCCTGCAG AACAACAAGATCCAGCGTCTCCTGCGGGGCCACTTCAGCCCCACCACGGCCATGCTGTGGCTTTACTCCAACAACATCTCCTATATCCAGGCCTCCACCTTTCACGGCTTTGCCCGCCTGGAGGAGCTGGACCTGGGGGACAACCGTCACCTGAGGGCCCTGGCTTCAGATACCTTCCAGGGGCTAGGCCGGCTACACGCCCTGCACCTCTACCACTGTGGTCTTCTCAGCCTGCCATCTGGGATATTTGAGGGGCTCAGCAGCCTGCAGTACCTCTATCTACAG GACAACCAGTTGGAGTTCCTGGAGgatgatctgtttgttgacctgCTGAACCTCagccacctcttcctccatggcAACAGGCTATGGTCTCTCCACCAGAACACCTTCAG GGGTCTGGGGGTGCTGGACCGGCTCTTGCTGCACCAGAACCGTTTGCAGTGGGTCCACCGTCTGGCCTTCCACGACCTGCATCgcctcaccaccctctacctgTTCAACAACTCTCTGACTGAGCTGTCTGGGGCCTGCCTGGCTCTGTTGCCTGCTCTAGAGTACCTCAGACTCAACGACAACCTTTGGGAGTGTGACTGCAAG GCCCTGCCGCTGTGGGATTGGCTGCGAAGGTTCCGGGGCTCCACGTCGTCTCTGGGTTGCGTCTCTCCTCCAGAGCTTCAGGGCCGGGACCTGAAGGAGCTGAGGAAAGAGGAACTACCCAGCTGTTCAGCAGGAGAAACCCAGGGAGGAGGTGTCATAGGCGGGGAGGCCGAGCTGGGGGAGTCCCTGAAGAAAGAGGAGGACCATCGACTGCATCACAGGAACCACAGGCACCGCCATAACCACCACCAGCACCCACACCTCCCACACGGGGATCAGCACAACGGGGACCTGTCCCCCTCGCCCCTACCCCTGCCCAGGCCGCCCAAGGGGAGCCGCAGGAACTGTACCCGCAACAGGGGGCGTAAGGGAAAGGGAGGGGGTCAGGGGGGCTTGAATGAGGTGCAGacactgagggagggggaggagaaggacaaCGCCCCTGGAGGGGGTAAACACGACCCCTCTGCCCCCACTCGCAGGAGGAACAAGTGTGTCCCTAGGACTTCAGTTGGACCGCCCAGCGGGGTCAAGAGAGCCAATAGTAATGCAGCGTCCCGCTCCGTTGGGACTTTTCTCTGTGTCCTATTGGCTGGGCTGCTGTCACTCACTGCTGTGATCCTCCTCTGA